TTGCGTCCCTGCTCTGCGGAAGGCCCGGTGCTGCTGGACAATGTCCGTTTTGTGGGCCGCTCGCTGGGCGGCTATGACTTCGCTACTGAAAAAAGCGGCAACGGCGTGGCCCTGGCCACGGCCTGGCATGCCGCCCAATGCGTGTAAGGCAGGTGCATGATGGCTCTCAAACATCCCAACCCTGATGCCTGTATCGCCTGCACCACCTGTGTGGTACAGTGCCCGGTGGCCCAGGCCACCACGAACTTCCTCGGCCCCCGCATGATCGGCCCCGCCTACGAGCGTTTCCGCCTGCTGGGGCTTGCCGAGGAAGAGTCCCTGCACTATTGCGCCAACTGCAAGAACTGCGACATCGCCTGCCCGCAGGGCGTCCCGGTCTCAAGCCTGAACATGATGGCCCGTGCCGAGCAGTGCCGCAAAAAGCGCCCGCCCCTGCGGGACTGGATCCTTGGGCACGGCGAACTGATGGCCAGGCTGCTGCGTTACGTGCCTGCCAGGCTGAAGAACTTCGGCATGCTCAATCCCGTGACGCGCTTTGCGCTGGACAAGCTGGGCATCTCTGCCAAAGCTCCCATGCCGGCCTTTGCCGAAAAGAGCTTCCGGCAGCAGCTGAAAAAAATCTGGCAGCCCCATACCAACAAGTATGTCGTCCTTTTCCCCGGCTGCTTTCTGGATGTCTACGACCCGCAGACCGGGCTCGATCTTGTCTGGGTGCTGAACCAGGCCGGTTATCATGTCATCGTTCCCAAAGAATTCGTCTGCTGCGGTCTGCCCATGGTCGCCAACGGATTCTGGGATGACGCCCGCGCCAATGCCAAAAAGAACATCGCGGAACTGCAGCGCTGGCGCAAGGAAGGCATCCCGGTCATCACCGGTTGCCCCAGCTGCGCGTTGATGTTCTCTTCCGATCTGCCGGAATACTATCCCGACCTGATGATCGATGGCGTCTCCACGACCCTGCTGGATGCGCAGGCCTTCCTTCTGGACTGCGTGGATAAGGGCGAACTGTGTCTGCCCGAAAAAACCGTGGACAGTTCCGTGGTTCCTTCCGAGCTCATCTACCATGCTCCCTGCCATTTGCGCGCCCAGGGCAATGGTCTTCCCGGCCTCGATCTGCTCCGCGCCCTGCCCGGCATGCATGTCCGCAACGCTGATGCCGGCTGCTGCGGCATCTCGGGCAGCTATGGCTTCAAAAAGGAAAAATACGCTATCGGCATGCAGGTGGGGTCCGCCCTTTTCGATGCCGTGCGCAAAAGTCCGGCGCCTGTGGCGGCGTCGGAATGCGGCACCTGCCGTGTCCAGATCAAACACGGCTCCGGCAAGGACTGTCTGCACCCTGTTTCCCTGTTGCGGCGCTGGCTGGAAGCCGCCCGCTAGTTTCAGGCCCCCCACGTTACGGTAAAAAATCAAAACCACCCGCAAAGCGGGTGGTTTTGATTTTTGTGCCTGCGGCGTGCTCGACAAACCGACGCCATAAGAGGAAAGCCCCCGCACAGAGGCCTTTTTCACTGCCTCACGCTCGAGGCAACATTCAAAGCAATGGAGAAAGTCGCGGACAATGCTTCAGAGGATCCGCATCCTTCATGGGGCCCTGCCGCGAGAGGCAGAATCCGTCCGCGCTGCTTCCCTGCATGCGTCCCGGGCCGGTCAGACGCCCTCTCCCCATGAACGCGATGAAGCCCTGCCGATTGCCGGCAGGGCTTTTCTATCGTCCTGCCCAAACGCTGCGGACGGCACCTTATGGCAGCAGGGTTTCCAGCGTATCCACAGCATCTGCGCAGGGAGAGTATTCGCGCGAACACCAGACGACACGTCCTATGATGGAAATGCTGTCGGCGTAGTCATCCGCAGCGACCTTGATGGTGGGAAAGCTCGGATCGTGGCATTTGAGCAAAATCTGCCCAGGAAGCGTATCTATCCGTTTGAGATAAAGAGATTTTTCAAATTCGACGCCATAGAGCTCACCTGGGATGATGGCCCGCATGCTTGTGTCGATCATCACGAGATCATTATTGATGATCTCCGGTGACATGGAGTTGCCATAGACCCGGATGACGACCATGGCTTCCGGCCGTCCGAGCCGGAGCAATTTTTCCAGCGT
This is a stretch of genomic DNA from Desulfovibrio piger. It encodes these proteins:
- a CDS encoding anaerobic glycerol-3-phosphate dehydrogenase subunit C → MMALKHPNPDACIACTTCVVQCPVAQATTNFLGPRMIGPAYERFRLLGLAEEESLHYCANCKNCDIACPQGVPVSSLNMMARAEQCRKKRPPLRDWILGHGELMARLLRYVPARLKNFGMLNPVTRFALDKLGISAKAPMPAFAEKSFRQQLKKIWQPHTNKYVVLFPGCFLDVYDPQTGLDLVWVLNQAGYHVIVPKEFVCCGLPMVANGFWDDARANAKKNIAELQRWRKEGIPVITGCPSCALMFSSDLPEYYPDLMIDGVSTTLLDAQAFLLDCVDKGELCLPEKTVDSSVVPSELIYHAPCHLRAQGNGLPGLDLLRALPGMHVRNADAGCCGISGSYGFKKEKYAIGMQVGSALFDAVRKSPAPVAASECGTCRVQIKHGSGKDCLHPVSLLRRWLEAAR
- a CDS encoding S24 family peptidase; translated protein: MSDTFENILQRLIKATGSKNASEMANALGLSPQSVYSAKTKGKIPPAWIFAAAERFNASADWIYFGYAMPKDTTLTPPQLAFCPFLDSFFNSGKKFDEIDLDALPRLPFTLEKLLRLGRPEAMVVIRVYGNSMSPEIINNDLVMIDTSMRAIIPGELYGVEFEKSLYLKRIDTLPGQILLKCHDPSFPTIKVAADDYADSISIIGRVVWCSREYSPCADAVDTLETLLP